A genomic stretch from Schistosoma haematobium chromosome 2, whole genome shotgun sequence includes:
- the GTPBP6 gene encoding putative GTP-binding protein 6 (EggNog:ENOG410VCEM~COG:L), whose protein sequence is MQQAWLMPVYDRYTLVVQLFNLRSRTPEAKLQAKLAEIGLLRARIPAFFETPNMIKCLVDRSDFATKERLLQILNQTEVSLLNQLEKISKQRIHHRRNHRRDMEKHHLPLVAVVGYTNAGKTSLIRYLSKSDKLASSPEVFATLDITHHRSRLPILPNKVEENNMTSDQLFSENGSDGGCSNSIGLPGIQMLLLDTIGFMSDLPTNLLAAFRATLDECLDAVSLLRVCISFITQSHVVTKLRISLLFSFEGVFTTIMVFIYQL, encoded by the exons TTACACCCTCGTTGTTCAGCTTTTTAATCTTCGATCTCGTACTCCAGAAGCAAAACTTCAAGCAAAGTTAGCTGAAATTGGATTACTTCGAGCTCGTATTCCAGCATTTTTTGAAACACCTAATATGATTAAATGCTTGGTTGATAGGTCAGATTTCGCTACAAAGGAACGTTTATTACAAATACTTAAT CAAACAGAAGTTAGTCTTTTAAATCAATTGGAAAAAATTTCCAAACAACGTATTCATCATAGGCGTAATCATAGACGAGATATGGAGAAACATCACTTACCACTGGTTGCTGTTGTGGGATATACCAATGCTG GTAAAACAAGTCTTATACGCTATTTAAGCAAATCAGACAAACTTGCCTCATCCCCAGAAGTGTTCGCCACTTTGGATATCACACATCATCGAAGTCGGTTGCCTATACTTCCAAATAAAGTAGAAGAGAACAATATGACTTCTGATCAGTTGTTTTCTGAGAATGGCAGCGATGGTGGTTGTTCTAATAGTATAGGGTTGCCTGGGATACAAATGTTACTGTTGGATACAATAGGATTTATGTCTGATCTTCCAACTAATTTATTGGCTGCGTTTCGAGCTACTTTAGATGAATGTTTAGATGCAGTGAGTTTGTTGCGTGTCTGTATTTCTTTCATTACACAATCTCATGTTGTAACCAAATTACGGATTAGCTTGTTGTTTTCATTTGAAGGAGTTTTTACCACTATAATGGTATTCATATATCAACtttaa